The Staphylococcus sp. 17KM0847 DNA segment GAAAAAGAAAAAGCTGAGAGAGAGAAAGCTAAACAAGATGAAGAAGCTGCTCGTGCAACTGCTCAAAATAATCAAGAGGCCACTCAAAATCAACAAAATGCCACTCAGCAATACAATCAGCAAAATACACAACAGCAACAACAAGTACAAAGTGCAGGCGGTCAAGCACACACAGTTGGAGGTAGCGAAAACCTATATCGTATCGCTATTCAGTATTATGGTAGTGGTTCACCTGAGAATGTTGAAAAAATTAGACAAGCGAATGGTATTAGTGGCAATAACATCAGTAACGGACAGCAACTCATTATCCCATAATAATCGCATAAGAGAGCGTATCGTAATGAAGATTACGATACACTCTCTTTTTCTATCTCATGCTTTGATTATAAAGATGTCAAAACTTATTCATTTTGTTTAATGTAGAAAATTGCTATAATATTCGAGGATTAATTTAAGTTGCTATTAAAGAACGTATATACCATGCTAGTATGTGAATAAGGAGGCACACTGAATACTAAATTAGCATAATATGAGCTTGAGTTCATATTTTTAGTATTAGTACAAAGTATGAAAACAGTTGAAAGCATCATTATTGGTGGCGGTCCGTGCGGTTTAAGTGCAGCAATTGAACAACAAAAAAAGGGGATTGAAACATTAATTATCGAAAAAGGAAATGTGGTGGAAGCACTCTATCATTATCCAACACATCAAACTTTTTTCTCATCAAGTGACAAATTAAGTATTGGCGATGTTCCTTTTATCGTAGAAGAGTTAAAACCACGTCGCAATCAAGCTTTGGTCTATTATCGTGAAGTGGTTAAACATCATAACCTCAAAGTGAATACATTTGAAGAAGTATTAACAGTACGAAAAATAGAAGATCACTTTACAATTACAACGACTAAAGATGTCTATCAATGTCGTTTCTTGACCATTGCAACAGGCTATTATGGTCAACCTAATACGTTAGAAGTAGAAGGAGCCACACTTCCAAAAGTTATGCATTATTTTAAAGAGGCACACCCTTATTTCAATCAGAATGTCGTCGTTATTGGCGGAAAAAACTCTGCAGTTGATGCGGCCATAGAACTTGAAAAAGCAAATGCAAATGTGACTGTTATTTATCGTGGTTCTGAATATTCATCTTCTGTTAAACCTTGGATATTACCCAACTTTGATTCACTCGTACGCAGAGGAAATATTGATATGCATTTTGATAGTCATGTCACAGCAATCACTGAAGATACAGTAACTTTTGAGAAAAATGGTGTAAAACAAACAATTGCTAATGATTTTGTATTTGCAATGATCGGTTATCATCCAGATTATGACTTTTTATCAGCCGTTGGAATAGACATTAATACGAACGAATATGGTACAGCACCTGTTTATAACAGAGATACTTATGAAACAAATATCGAAAACTGTTATATTGCTGGCGTTATTGCTGCAGGTAATGACGCAAACACTATCTTTATTGAAAATGGCAAGTACCATGGTGTCGCGATTGCTCAAGACATATTAACGAAAAAACAAAGTCCACTAGAATCATAATGCGTTGTGAGCGCATTAACCTGTATTTCAGATGACTTATGATCAATTAAAAACTGATGAGACAACCTCTGAGTCTCATCAGTTTTTCTATCAACTTTAGTGCTACAATCCTCTAGTCATTAAAGTATTCTTGTATTTCACTATGACTCAATCCATTACTCAATGCTACGAGCAATTTGAGTCGTGCTTTTTGACCATTCAAGCCATTGGAAAAGATCACACCTTTATCTAGTAGTTGATGACCTCCACCATCGTAAGCATAGACAGCACTAACAATACCATTAAATGAACGCGATACTAATACAATGGGGATATGCGCTTGTAAACACTTGTCTAATCCATTAAGTGCTGAGGGTGGGAGATTGCCTTGACCCAATGCTTCGATTACAATTCCATCTACATGTTTATCTGCATAAAATGTTAAAATTTCACTCCCCATATTCATATATGCTTTAACTAAAGGAACTTCTAAAGTTGTATTAATTTCAGATAGAACGGGTTTTTTATAAGGTCTATGATGAAAATAAATACCTGACTTGGTCACAACACCTAATGGACCGTGGTTGGGGCTTTGAAAAGTATTGGTATTGGATGTGTGTGTTTTAGTGACGTTACGTGCTGTATGTATCTCATCA contains these protein-coding regions:
- the ypdA gene encoding bacillithiol disulfide reductase YpdA, translated to MKTVESIIIGGGPCGLSAAIEQQKKGIETLIIEKGNVVEALYHYPTHQTFFSSSDKLSIGDVPFIVEELKPRRNQALVYYREVVKHHNLKVNTFEEVLTVRKIEDHFTITTTKDVYQCRFLTIATGYYGQPNTLEVEGATLPKVMHYFKEAHPYFNQNVVVIGGKNSAVDAAIELEKANANVTVIYRGSEYSSSVKPWILPNFDSLVRRGNIDMHFDSHVTAITEDTVTFEKNGVKQTIANDFVFAMIGYHPDYDFLSAVGIDINTNEYGTAPVYNRDTYETNIENCYIAGVIAAGNDANTIFIENGKYHGVAIAQDILTKKQSPLES
- a CDS encoding asparaginase gives rise to the protein MKKLLVIHTGGTISMSEDDSNKVTTNTDNPIANHQDLIQAYADITEVMPFTVPSPHITIEHVKEVKQLIERHIEAYDGFVITHGTDTLEETAYLLDLTLDITKPVVITGAMRSSNEIGSDGLYNFIASIRVAIDDYSNGKGVMVVFNDEIHTARNVTKTHTSNTNTFQSPNHGPLGVVTKSGIYFHHRPYKKPVLSEINTTLEVPLVKAYMNMGSEILTFYADKHVDGIVIEALGQGNLPPSALNGLDKCLQAHIPIVLVSRSFNGIVSAVYAYDGGGHQLLDKGVIFSNGLNGQKARLKLLVALSNGLSHSEIQEYFND